In one Neobacillus sp. WH10 genomic region, the following are encoded:
- a CDS encoding glutamate-5-semialdehyde dehydrogenase yields MSELIEKSRKLKQAAKQLGVLSAVEKNDALAKVADHLLTDKEWILSENAKDIEAGKENGLSPSLLDRLLLTDERIEQIVDGVRQLIHLEDPVGETIEAWKQPNGLQIETVRVPLGVIGMVYEARPNVTVDAGCLCLKAGNAVLLRGSSSAIYSNKALVHVMREALAGTAIPKDSVQLLEDTTRETAAEMFKLNQYLDVLIPRGGAGLIQSVIQNATVPVLETGVGNCHLFIDETAKKDMAIEIAINAKLHRPSVCNAAETLLLHENWPFVTELLHVLHDKGVELRGSKELASSYSFVKQAKEDDWHTEFLAPILAVKLVNNVREAIDHIDQYGTKHSEAIISEDKENVSLFFKAVDAAVLYHNASTRFTDGEQFGYGAEIGISTQKLHARGPMGLKALTTTKSIVRGTGQVRY; encoded by the coding sequence ATGAGTGAGTTGATAGAAAAATCCAGAAAACTAAAACAAGCAGCAAAGCAGCTGGGGGTGCTTTCAGCTGTTGAGAAAAACGATGCTTTAGCAAAGGTTGCCGACCATTTATTGACAGATAAAGAGTGGATTTTAAGTGAAAATGCAAAGGATATTGAAGCAGGGAAAGAAAACGGACTTTCCCCGTCTCTTTTGGATCGTTTGCTTTTAACGGATGAGAGAATCGAACAAATTGTCGATGGGGTTCGTCAATTAATTCATTTAGAGGATCCAGTTGGTGAAACAATCGAAGCATGGAAACAGCCTAATGGGTTACAAATTGAAACGGTTCGGGTACCACTTGGGGTTATCGGAATGGTATACGAAGCTCGTCCAAATGTGACGGTTGATGCCGGATGTCTTTGTTTAAAAGCGGGAAATGCAGTTCTTTTACGAGGAAGTTCATCAGCGATTTATTCTAATAAAGCACTTGTTCACGTTATGCGCGAGGCACTTGCTGGGACGGCAATTCCAAAGGATTCTGTCCAGCTTCTGGAAGATACAACACGTGAAACAGCTGCAGAAATGTTTAAATTGAACCAGTACTTAGATGTTCTGATCCCTCGCGGTGGTGCAGGGTTGATTCAATCTGTCATTCAAAATGCTACCGTTCCTGTTTTAGAAACAGGCGTAGGCAACTGTCATTTGTTTATTGATGAAACAGCAAAAAAAGATATGGCAATTGAAATTGCGATTAATGCGAAGTTACATCGACCATCTGTTTGCAATGCAGCAGAAACTTTGCTTCTTCATGAAAATTGGCCGTTTGTTACTGAGCTTTTACATGTGCTTCATGATAAAGGGGTTGAGCTGCGTGGAAGTAAAGAATTAGCTTCTTCCTATTCGTTTGTCAAACAAGCAAAAGAAGATGATTGGCACACTGAATTTTTAGCTCCGATTCTAGCAGTGAAACTAGTAAACAATGTGAGAGAAGCAATTGATCACATTGACCAATATGGAACTAAGCATTCAGAAGCAATTATTAGTGAAGATAAAGAAAATGTCAGCTTATTTTTCAAGGCAGTAGATGCTGCGGTACTTTATCATAATGCTTCGACGCGGTTTACAGATGGTGAGCAGTTTGGCTATGGTGCGGAAATTGGTATTAGCACGCAAAAACTGCATGCCCGTGGGCCAATGGGTCTAAAGGCATTAACGACTACAAAATCAATTGTACGGGGTACAGGTCAGGTTCGATATTAA
- the proB gene encoding glutamate 5-kinase, with the protein MKKQLVVVKIGSSSLTNTSGTISDEKMRDHVEALAFLKAEGHEVILISSGAVAAGFGSLGYPTRPKSTAGKQAAAAVGQGLLMQHYNQLFQEFDMVPAQILLTREDFYSQLRFQNLYSTIHELLQRGVVPIINENDSVSIDELTFGDNDLLSSLVSGFLHANALIILTDINGLYDGNPNVSKEAKKFNFISEVSEELLAVAGESGSSVGTGGMKSKLLAAKKALSLGVSVFVGTGTGKEKLADILAGKGDGTYIGGPFQTQMQMRKQWIAYHSHVGGVIEIDDGAEKAILFQGKSLLPVGVTNVIGEFNALDVVVVKNQKGKTVGKGQIYYSSKDLLTVKGLPSEQSKCYSINKKAEVIHRDNWVTMPKEGA; encoded by the coding sequence ATGAAAAAACAGCTTGTGGTTGTGAAGATTGGGAGCAGCTCACTTACAAATACGTCGGGGACGATTTCTGACGAGAAAATGCGTGATCATGTGGAGGCACTTGCTTTTCTAAAAGCCGAGGGACATGAGGTCATTCTGATTTCATCCGGTGCTGTTGCGGCAGGATTTGGCTCACTTGGATATCCCACACGACCAAAAAGTACAGCCGGGAAACAGGCGGCAGCGGCAGTCGGGCAAGGGCTATTAATGCAACATTATAATCAGCTGTTTCAAGAGTTTGATATGGTGCCTGCGCAAATACTATTAACTCGTGAAGATTTTTACAGCCAGTTGCGGTTTCAAAACCTATATTCTACAATCCATGAGCTGCTTCAAAGAGGTGTTGTGCCGATTATTAATGAAAATGATTCTGTTTCGATTGATGAATTGACCTTCGGCGATAACGATTTGCTGTCATCTCTCGTCAGCGGTTTTTTACATGCAAATGCCCTGATTATTTTAACAGATATTAATGGGCTTTATGATGGCAATCCGAATGTGTCAAAAGAGGCCAAAAAATTTAATTTTATCTCGGAGGTTTCGGAGGAGCTGCTTGCTGTTGCTGGTGAAAGCGGGTCTTCTGTAGGTACTGGCGGCATGAAGTCGAAATTACTCGCAGCTAAAAAAGCATTATCCCTCGGTGTAAGCGTCTTTGTCGGAACTGGGACCGGTAAGGAAAAACTGGCGGATATTTTAGCTGGTAAAGGGGATGGGACTTATATAGGCGGCCCATTCCAAACGCAAATGCAAATGAGAAAGCAATGGATTGCGTATCATTCTCATGTAGGAGGCGTAATCGAAATCGATGATGGTGCCGAAAAAGCAATTCTATTTCAAGGTAAAAGTTTACTGCCGGTAGGGGTCACGAATGTAATTGGAGAGTTTAATGCCCTAGATGTCGTAGTGGTTAAAAACCAAAAGGGGAAAACGGTTGGAAAAGGGCAAATTTATTATTCCTCTAAGGATTTATTAACGGTAAAGGGTTTACCGAGTGAACAATCGAAATGTTATTCCATTAACAAGAAAGCAGAAGTGATTCATCGTGATAATTGGGTCACTATGCCAAAGGAAGGAGCTTAA
- the wrbA gene encoding NAD(P)H:quinone oxidoreductase, translating into MTNVKLAVIYYSMGGTNYQLSQWAAEGAKEAGAEVKVLKVPELAPQSVIEGNPGWKAHVEATAHVPEVKLEDLEWADAIIFSVPTRFGNMPAQMKQFLDTTGGLWFNGKLVNKVVSAMSSAQNPHGGQEATILSLYTSMYHWGAIVAAPGYTDPIIFSSGGNPYGTSVTVGQDGKMIEDVQATVKHQAKRTVTVAEWVKNANQ; encoded by the coding sequence ATGACAAACGTAAAACTAGCGGTCATTTATTACAGCATGGGTGGAACGAATTATCAGCTTTCACAATGGGCTGCAGAGGGTGCAAAAGAAGCAGGTGCAGAGGTGAAGGTTTTAAAGGTTCCTGAGCTTGCACCTCAATCCGTAATTGAAGGAAATCCTGGCTGGAAAGCTCATGTTGAAGCGACTGCCCATGTCCCTGAGGTAAAATTGGAGGATTTAGAGTGGGCTGACGCCATTATTTTCAGCGTTCCAACCCGTTTCGGGAATATGCCAGCGCAAATGAAGCAATTCCTCGATACGACAGGAGGTCTTTGGTTTAACGGCAAGCTAGTGAACAAAGTGGTGAGTGCAATGTCTTCAGCCCAAAATCCTCATGGGGGACAAGAGGCTACTATCTTATCACTTTACACTTCTATGTACCATTGGGGAGCAATTGTTGCAGCACCAGGTTATACAGATCCAATTATTTTCAGTTCAGGAGGAAATCCATACGGGACAAGTGTAACCGTGGGGCAAGATGGAAAAATGATTGAAGATGTGCAAGCGACTGTTAAACACCAGGCAAAGCGTACGGTTACTGTGGCTGAATGGGTGAAAAATGCGAATCAATAA
- a CDS encoding AAA domain-containing protein, translated as MTSTGTYIKEWQQALNIEISYLKKFGSNRFIVSNGRLLSSDGSFTYYFDIAYSLRIPVGATIRIEWGGLKQSGRVLSSEGKGVIIALEQSFGDLISEAALFHDPWELLEQLIQRLDDIKKNKQKRLRVKKLIDPSMPAKHPAEKSKSNVHELVLRSKYNPVSFVWGPPGTGKTYTLARVAANKYFQEKRVLILSHSNQAVDVLISEISAFINKKDRYREGDVLRYGFNTGELIAGHEAITTTQLLEKQDPHLAKDKEKFLEERRNIKQDLVRSFSKRDTNHLLELETKIARVLEKIRQREIQFVKNAFIVGTTLAKAASDPAIFEKEFDLVILDEASMAYVPQAAFAASLGKRVIICGDFRQLPPIASSRDPLVNVWLKEDIFHRAGVVDWVNDGKLHPHLFLLKEQRRMHPDISAFTNQYIYHSLVGDHESVWKSRKKIVEKAPFPNRASVLVDTSFTGAVCLTDRTSHSRMNLWQALLSFQLIHESYVSGLRSIGYVTPYRAQANLMELILEDVYEKECLTADIIAATVHRFQGSERDVMVFDTVESEPQTRAGMLLTGKDSERLINVAITRTKGKFIHVSNQSFIRKHVYNGKTLKQLVEHQERNQQTVGTREIGAWINNQHPRLQWMHALKLEKVFRDIKTATSSIVISLPETTKLTENWKEKLKNRNNRVKLIVISQKEISELQPDQWLSEGMSFPFIIIDERLVWLGLPIEGVRGVRPPFIAARLDSQKVSEYLFSQFLMKE; from the coding sequence ATGACAAGTACAGGAACATACATAAAAGAATGGCAGCAGGCACTTAATATTGAAATCTCCTATTTAAAAAAGTTCGGAAGTAACAGGTTCATTGTTTCAAATGGGAGGTTACTATCGAGTGATGGCTCATTTACCTACTATTTTGATATCGCCTATTCATTACGAATTCCGGTTGGAGCTACAATTCGAATTGAATGGGGCGGCTTAAAACAAAGTGGACGTGTGCTTTCATCTGAAGGCAAAGGTGTAATAATTGCCCTCGAACAATCATTTGGTGACTTAATTTCAGAGGCAGCCCTGTTTCATGATCCATGGGAGCTGCTTGAACAATTGATCCAACGATTAGATGACATCAAAAAAAATAAACAGAAACGGTTACGGGTGAAAAAATTGATAGATCCCTCGATGCCAGCGAAGCATCCAGCTGAAAAAAGTAAAAGCAATGTTCACGAATTAGTGTTACGGTCAAAATACAATCCCGTTTCCTTTGTCTGGGGTCCACCAGGAACAGGTAAAACGTATACACTTGCTCGTGTTGCGGCAAATAAGTATTTTCAAGAAAAGCGGGTGTTGATTTTATCGCATAGTAACCAAGCGGTCGATGTCTTAATTAGTGAAATTTCGGCGTTCATTAACAAGAAAGACCGCTATCGTGAAGGGGATGTCCTTCGCTACGGATTCAATACTGGAGAACTCATAGCTGGTCATGAAGCGATTACCACAACCCAGCTGCTTGAGAAACAAGACCCTCATCTAGCTAAAGATAAAGAGAAATTTTTAGAGGAAAGACGAAATATAAAACAGGATTTAGTACGTTCTTTTAGCAAAAGGGACACGAATCATTTGCTTGAGCTAGAAACAAAGATTGCTAGAGTGCTCGAAAAAATTCGCCAAAGGGAAATTCAATTTGTGAAAAATGCATTTATTGTCGGGACAACACTGGCTAAAGCTGCGAGTGACCCGGCGATTTTTGAAAAGGAATTTGACCTAGTTATCCTAGATGAAGCCAGTATGGCTTATGTTCCACAGGCCGCATTTGCTGCATCACTCGGAAAACGCGTCATTATTTGCGGTGATTTTAGGCAATTACCGCCAATTGCGTCTTCAAGGGATCCTTTAGTAAACGTGTGGTTGAAGGAGGATATCTTTCATAGAGCAGGTGTCGTTGATTGGGTTAACGACGGCAAGCTTCATCCACATCTATTTTTATTAAAAGAACAACGGAGAATGCATCCAGATATCTCTGCCTTTACCAATCAATACATCTACCATTCACTCGTTGGTGATCATGAAAGTGTTTGGAAGAGCAGAAAGAAAATCGTAGAAAAAGCACCTTTTCCTAACCGTGCATCCGTTCTAGTAGATACAAGCTTTACTGGAGCCGTTTGTTTGACTGATCGGACATCGCATTCGAGGATGAATCTTTGGCAAGCGTTATTGTCGTTTCAACTCATTCATGAATCATACGTAAGCGGCTTAAGATCGATTGGTTATGTGACACCATATCGGGCACAAGCTAATTTAATGGAACTTATACTCGAGGATGTGTACGAAAAAGAATGCCTAACAGCTGATATTATCGCCGCGACCGTTCATAGGTTTCAAGGCAGTGAGCGGGATGTTATGGTTTTTGATACCGTTGAAAGTGAGCCCCAAACGCGCGCAGGCATGCTCTTAACAGGCAAGGATAGCGAACGATTGATCAATGTTGCAATAACAAGGACAAAAGGCAAGTTTATTCATGTCAGCAATCAATCATTTATTCGCAAGCATGTTTATAATGGAAAAACACTTAAACAGCTAGTGGAGCACCAGGAAAGGAATCAGCAAACAGTTGGAACAAGGGAAATTGGAGCATGGATTAACAATCAACACCCGAGATTACAATGGATGCATGCACTTAAGCTAGAAAAAGTATTCCGGGATATTAAAACGGCAACGTCATCGATCGTCATTTCCCTTCCAGAGACTACTAAATTAACGGAAAATTGGAAGGAAAAACTCAAAAATCGGAATAATAGAGTAAAATTAATCGTAATATCTCAAAAGGAAATATCAGAGTTACAACCTGATCAATGGCTAAGCGAAGGCATGTCATTTCCATTCATCATCATTGACGAGCGGCTTGTTTGGCTGGGGCTTCCAATTGAAGGTGTTAGAGGTGTTCGGCCGCCTTTTATCGCAGCAAGACTTGATTCGCAGAAGGTTTCTGAATACCTTTTTAGTCAATTTTTAATGAAAGAGTAG
- a CDS encoding aspartate aminotransferase family protein: MVQTGRPHEMLLEQDDQYVWHSMKPYNPKATIVATKAEGSWVTDADGKRYLDAMAGLWCVNVGYGRTELADAAYEQLKEMAYFPLSQSHVPAIKLAEKLNELLGEEYVIFFSNSGSEANETAFKIVRQYHQQKGEHNRYKIVSRYRAYHGNSMGALAATGQAQRKYKYEPLAPGFIHVSPPDSYRDDINVADPKELSSVKEIDRTMTWELSETIAAMIMEPIITGGGVLVPPEGYMKAAKEVCEKHGALLIVDEVICGFGRTGKPFGFMNYGVKPDIITMAKGITSAYLPLSATAVRKDIYEAFKGTEEYDYFRHVNTFGGNPAACALALKNLEIMEKEKLFERSRDLGEQLLNDLTNLLQDHPYVGNVRGKGLLVGIELVKDKTTKEPLDTGLVNQVIASCKQEGIIIGKNGATVAGYNNVLTLAPPLNIEQKDLQFIIKTLTESLNKIL, translated from the coding sequence ATGGTTCAAACGGGTCGTCCACATGAAATGTTATTGGAGCAGGATGATCAGTATGTTTGGCATTCGATGAAGCCTTATAACCCGAAAGCGACGATTGTTGCGACAAAGGCAGAGGGTTCATGGGTGACGGATGCCGATGGGAAACGCTATTTAGATGCGATGGCAGGCCTATGGTGTGTGAATGTTGGGTACGGTAGAACCGAACTTGCAGATGCAGCCTATGAGCAATTGAAAGAGATGGCCTATTTCCCGCTATCACAAAGTCATGTTCCTGCTATTAAACTAGCAGAAAAGTTAAATGAATTGCTTGGTGAAGAGTATGTCATCTTTTTCTCAAACAGTGGTTCTGAGGCAAATGAAACTGCTTTTAAAATCGTAAGACAATATCATCAGCAGAAGGGTGAACATAACCGCTACAAAATCGTCTCACGCTACCGTGCCTACCACGGCAATTCAATGGGAGCTTTGGCGGCAACAGGGCAGGCGCAACGAAAATACAAGTATGAGCCGCTCGCACCAGGGTTTATTCACGTCTCGCCACCCGACTCCTATCGTGATGATATAAATGTTGCCGATCCGAAGGAACTGTCTTCGGTAAAAGAAATTGATCGGACGATGACGTGGGAGCTAAGTGAAACAATTGCTGCGATGATCATGGAGCCAATCATTACCGGAGGCGGCGTACTCGTTCCGCCTGAGGGCTATATGAAGGCAGCAAAAGAGGTGTGTGAAAAACATGGTGCCCTCCTGATTGTTGATGAAGTAATTTGCGGTTTCGGCCGTACGGGCAAGCCATTTGGCTTTATGAACTACGGCGTGAAGCCGGATATCATCACAATGGCAAAGGGGATTACCAGTGCCTATTTGCCACTATCGGCTACAGCAGTTCGCAAAGACATTTATGAAGCGTTCAAAGGTACGGAGGAGTATGATTACTTCCGGCATGTTAATACGTTTGGTGGAAATCCTGCTGCCTGTGCCTTAGCATTGAAAAATCTTGAAATTATGGAAAAGGAAAAGTTATTCGAGCGTTCCAGAGATTTGGGGGAACAGTTACTGAACGACTTAACGAACTTGCTCCAGGATCATCCATATGTCGGAAACGTTCGTGGGAAGGGATTATTAGTTGGGATAGAATTAGTGAAGGATAAGACTACAAAGGAACCATTGGATACAGGACTTGTTAATCAAGTTATCGCCAGCTGTAAGCAGGAAGGTATTATTATAGGAAAAAATGGAGCAACGGTAGCCGGTTACAATAATGTGTTAACCCTGGCACCGCCGTTAAATATCGAACAGAAGGACTTACAATTTATCATTAAAACGTTAACAGAATCACTTAATAAAATTCTATAG
- a CDS encoding CoA-acylating methylmalonate-semialdehyde dehydrogenase, which yields MSMTKNETAVLKNFINGEWVSANSGQTLDVPNPATNEVLTKVPVSSKEDVNLAVAAAKESFNKWKNVPVPKRARILFKYHYLLTENHEELARLIVQENGKAYKEAYGEVQRGIECVEFASGAPTLMMGETLSGIAEEIDSEMFRYPLGVVGGITPFNFPMMVPLWMFPLAIACGNTFVLKPSERTPILANRLAELFMEAGAPKGILNVVHGAHDVVNGLLEHTDIAAISFVGSQPVAKYVYERAAAKGKRVQALSGAKNHHIVMPDADMDKAVQHIISSTFGSAGQRCMACSAVVVVGDNEPFVAALKKKADELIIGNGMDDEVLLTPVIRKEHRDKVLGYIEKGVEEGADLIRDGRREMDELPEGNFLGPTIFDHVTPEMTIAKDEIFAPVLSLLRANNLDEGLEFIRKSRYGNGATIYTNNAKAVRQFREEADAGMLGINVGVPATMAFFPFSGWKDSFYGDLHVNGKDGLNFYTRKKMITSRFDA from the coding sequence ATGAGTATGACAAAAAATGAAACGGCTGTTTTGAAAAATTTTATTAACGGTGAATGGGTGAGTGCAAACAGCGGGCAAACACTAGATGTGCCGAATCCTGCCACAAATGAAGTACTCACAAAAGTTCCGGTTTCATCGAAAGAGGACGTCAATCTTGCTGTTGCAGCGGCAAAGGAATCATTTAATAAGTGGAAAAACGTCCCTGTTCCAAAGCGTGCGAGGATCCTATTTAAGTATCACTACCTGTTAACCGAAAACCATGAGGAATTGGCGAGGCTGATTGTTCAAGAAAATGGAAAGGCTTACAAAGAAGCGTATGGGGAAGTGCAGCGCGGGATCGAGTGTGTCGAGTTCGCTTCCGGTGCACCAACTTTAATGATGGGAGAAACGTTATCAGGAATTGCAGAAGAAATCGATTCCGAAATGTTCCGTTATCCATTGGGGGTTGTTGGCGGGATTACACCGTTCAATTTTCCGATGATGGTGCCGCTTTGGATGTTCCCGCTAGCCATAGCCTGTGGAAATACGTTTGTGTTAAAGCCGTCTGAACGGACGCCGATTTTGGCTAATAGATTAGCAGAGTTGTTTATGGAAGCTGGAGCACCAAAAGGAATATTAAATGTCGTTCACGGTGCACATGATGTCGTGAATGGTTTACTAGAACACACGGATATTGCGGCGATATCCTTTGTCGGTTCCCAGCCGGTTGCTAAGTATGTATATGAGCGGGCAGCTGCGAAAGGAAAACGGGTTCAAGCTCTTTCTGGTGCGAAAAATCATCATATTGTCATGCCTGATGCCGATATGGATAAAGCTGTCCAACATATTATTAGCTCCACATTTGGAAGCGCAGGGCAGCGCTGTATGGCCTGCAGCGCCGTAGTGGTTGTTGGTGATAATGAACCGTTTGTCGCAGCGTTAAAGAAGAAAGCAGATGAATTAATCATCGGGAATGGAATGGATGATGAGGTTTTGTTAACTCCAGTCATTCGCAAGGAACACCGTGATAAGGTCCTTGGCTACATTGAAAAAGGGGTAGAGGAAGGCGCAGATTTAATCAGGGATGGACGAAGGGAGATGGATGAGCTTCCAGAAGGGAATTTCTTAGGGCCAACGATTTTTGATCATGTTACCCCTGAAATGACAATTGCTAAGGACGAAATCTTTGCGCCGGTATTAAGTTTGCTTCGTGCGAATAATCTTGATGAAGGATTAGAATTTATCCGCAAATCAAGGTATGGAAACGGTGCTACTATTTATACAAACAACGCCAAAGCTGTCCGTCAATTCAGAGAAGAGGCAGATGCAGGTATGTTGGGGATTAACGTCGGTGTGCCGGCAACAATGGCGTTCTTCCCATTCTCGGGCTGGAAGGACTCCTTCTATGGCGACCTCCACGTAAATGGCAAAGACGGTTTGAATTTCTACACCCGAAAAAAAATGATCACCTCACGATTTGACGCATAG
- a CDS encoding PucR family transcriptional regulator — MKEHFQLTVSDIFKRKHFEQALVIAGNEGIQRTVKWVHVVEVTSIRNLLNGNELILSTGVAWKDNMKLFVSMVKEFIDNKATGLCIEMGTYLTKVPDEVIEIANEYQFPIIIFQKEVPFVEITQDIHSVIINQQYQKISDLENYSQSLNKRLLTIETYEDILQFIFTALDVQIIFRLKNQEHEFVPEISKSEQYSIIHQLDEAKLQANDFIAYSPIFLFGQEYAELFIYSKDIPISEYDLLILDRTATAIAQHLLRDLYVEEKKRVEEFEWLHGWLEGEHSFEDIHEYLFENGIKGKTNDVIVLITKQTPIKENASHDVTYLKLLFRSFFEQNGFAVFFVEKRNEITFILLNNRTKKNLKERIKNAIESIQESEFIRKQNPGRLMIGAGKFIHSVLDVHRSYQTAKETLRIQQKMTNKQFFYFYEDLHLYRLISQMSKHTDLQELALEYLHPVIQYDQKYNAKLLETLKAYLECNGSKQETSNKLFIVRQTLYHRLQKLENLLGEDFMEHEKRVAIEFMLLVHGYLSAAQPSDNLVTNRIHVK; from the coding sequence ATGAAGGAACATTTTCAACTAACAGTCTCAGATATATTTAAACGAAAGCACTTTGAACAAGCTTTAGTTATCGCGGGAAATGAGGGCATTCAGCGGACCGTCAAATGGGTTCATGTGGTTGAGGTTACTAGTATTCGAAATCTATTAAATGGAAATGAGCTTATTTTATCAACAGGTGTTGCCTGGAAGGATAATATGAAATTATTTGTCTCCATGGTAAAGGAATTTATTGATAACAAAGCTACTGGTTTATGTATTGAAATGGGTACATACCTAACTAAGGTTCCAGATGAGGTAATTGAAATTGCCAATGAGTATCAATTCCCGATTATTATTTTTCAAAAAGAAGTCCCGTTTGTTGAAATCACACAGGATATACATTCGGTCATTATTAACCAGCAATACCAGAAGATTTCGGATTTAGAAAATTATTCTCAGAGCTTAAATAAACGGCTGCTAACTATTGAAACGTATGAGGATATCCTTCAATTTATTTTCACTGCATTGGATGTACAAATTATTTTCCGCCTGAAAAATCAAGAGCATGAATTTGTACCGGAAATAAGCAAAAGTGAACAATACTCTATTATTCATCAGCTAGATGAGGCAAAGTTGCAAGCTAATGATTTTATCGCTTATTCACCTATCTTTTTGTTCGGTCAGGAATATGCCGAGTTGTTTATTTATTCCAAGGATATACCGATCAGCGAGTATGATTTATTAATTTTAGACCGAACAGCGACGGCAATAGCCCAGCATTTATTACGAGATTTATATGTGGAAGAAAAAAAGCGGGTAGAAGAGTTTGAGTGGCTCCATGGCTGGCTAGAGGGTGAACATTCATTTGAGGATATTCATGAATACTTATTTGAAAATGGGATTAAAGGAAAAACGAATGACGTAATCGTTTTGATCACCAAACAAACACCCATAAAAGAAAACGCAAGTCATGATGTTACTTACTTAAAATTATTATTTCGTTCTTTTTTTGAACAGAATGGCTTTGCCGTCTTTTTCGTCGAAAAAAGAAACGAAATTACCTTCATTCTTCTAAATAATCGCACGAAAAAAAATCTGAAGGAACGGATTAAAAATGCGATCGAATCCATCCAGGAATCAGAATTTATCCGCAAACAAAATCCAGGAAGGCTCATGATTGGAGCGGGGAAGTTTATTCATTCAGTACTTGATGTACATAGGAGCTATCAGACAGCCAAAGAAACACTAAGAATTCAACAAAAAATGACTAACAAACAATTCTTTTATTTTTACGAGGATTTGCATCTATATCGACTTATTTCGCAGATGAGTAAACATACCGACTTGCAGGAGCTTGCATTGGAATATCTCCATCCTGTTATTCAATATGATCAGAAATACAATGCCAAGCTTCTCGAAACATTAAAAGCCTATTTGGAATGTAATGGCTCAAAGCAGGAAACCTCCAATAAGCTGTTTATCGTCCGGCAAACTTTATACCATCGCCTGCAAAAGCTTGAAAATCTTTTAGGTGAAGATTTTATGGAGCACGAAAAAAGGGTTGCAATTGAATTTATGCTTCTGGTCCATGGTTATTTATCGGCTGCCCAGCCAAGTGATAATTTAGTGACAAATAGAATACATGTTAAATGA